AGGGGGCGGGGGCGGCCTTCACCCCAGAGTTCGCCCGGGGGTGCGGATCTGACTGGTCGTCAGGGGCTCGACGCTCTAGCGTGACGATCGTCATCGTGTCCTCCCTTCCTCCTGAGGTCGTCCTCCTGACTTCTCACCGCCCGACCAGCACCGACCTGTCGTCCGTCACGAGCGCGCTCCGCGGCGCCGGCTGCGTCTTCGCCGAAGACGAGGCCGCAGCGATCCTCGATGCAGCGCACGACGCGTCGCACCTCGCCGACATGGTCGAGCGCCGGGTCGCCGGGACACCGCTCGAGCAGATCCTCGGCTGGGCCGAGTTCTGCGGCATGAGGATCGCCGTTGCGCCCGGTGTGTTCGTCCCGCGGCGGCGGACGGAGCTGCTCGTGCGCGAAGCCGCCGCGATCCTGCAGCACGGCGACAGCGGCGACCGCGTCTCTCCCGGTCGGCCGGTGGTCGTCGATCTCTGCTGCGGCTCCGGTGCGGTAGGTGCCGCGCTCGCAGCGTGCCGGGACGTGGACCTCTATGCCGCGGACATCGACCCGGTCGCCGTGCGGTGCGCGCGCCGTACCGTCCAGCCTGCGGGCCGGGTGCTCGAGGGCGACCTGTTCGACGCGCTGCCCGTGAGCCTGCGCGGACGGGTGGCCGTCTTCGTGGTCAACGCGCCCTACGTGCCGACGGACGAGATCCGGTTCATGCCCGCCGAAGCACGCGAGCACGAGCCGCACCGCACGCTCGACGGCGGGCCGGACGGGCTCGACGTGCACCGCCGCGTCGCGCACGGGGTCGGTGGGTGGCTGGCGCCGGGCGGGCACCTGCTCGTCGAGACGAGCGGACGTCAGACGACCGGGACGGTCGAGGCCTTCCGTGCGGCGGGCCTCGAGCCGCGCGTGGTGCACGACGAGGAGATCGACGCGACGGTCGTCGTCGGCCGGGCTGACGGCGGCTGGCGCCCGGGCGCGGTGCTCCCCGCGCTGACCGAGGACCGGTGACCTAGGCTCGCGACCATGCCCGAGGACCTCAGAGCACCGACGCCGCTCGCCACAGACGACCCGACCGATCTGCTCGCCCAGCGCACCCGACGCGCACGGTGGGCGCACGCCCTCGTCGCTGTCCTCGCCCTCACCGGCGTGATCATGGAGCTGACGATCGCTGCCGTCGACGGCCCCGGAGAGGCCGGGAGCATGACCGAGCGCCTCGTGCGCCTGCTCTCGTACTTCACGATCCTCTCGAACATCACGATCGGCGTGGTCTCGATCGTCGCGGCCGTCGACCCGCGCCGGGACGGGCTCGGCTTCCGGGTCGCCCACCTCGACGGTCTGCTGTGCATCGCGGTGACCGGCATCGTCTACAACACCCTCTTGCGCGGGGTCGCTGCCCTGTCGCAGGCGGGCGCCTTCTCGAACTTCCTGCTGCACGTCGCGGCCCCGCTCGCTGCCGTGATCGTCTGGGTGGTCGTCGGCCCGCGACCGCGGATCGACACCCGGACCGTCCTGCTGTCGGTCGTCGCCCCGATCCTGTGGCTCGTCTACACGTTCGTCCGCGGGTCGATCGTCGACTGGTACCCCTACCCGTTCCTCGACGTGATCGAGATCGGTCTCGGATCGGCGCTCCTGAACGCAGGGATCATCGCGGTCCTCTTCCTCGCGCTCGCTCTCGGGCTCCGCTGGGTCGACGGTCGGCTGCGTCCCGCGCCCTGAACCCGCCGCCCGTGAGGTTCAGGAGAGCACACAGGCAGGCGAGCGGCGGGCAGGCGAGCAGGCGCCGTCAGCAGCAGGTGTGCGGCTCCGCAGGCTGCTCGCCGGTGAGGGCGGAGACGGGCGTCGCGCACGTCTCGCCTCTCCACGCCTCCAGGCCCTCGCGGACGGCGAGCGCCGCGATGACGAGCGCCGCGACCGAGTCGGCCCATGCCCACCCGAGGAGAGAGTTGAGCACGAGGCCGACGAGCAGCGCCGCGGAGAGGTAGCTGCAGACGAGGGTCTGCTTGGAGTCGGCTACGGCGCTCGCGGAGCCCAGCTCGGTTCCGGTGCGGCGCTCGAACCAGCTGAGCAGCGGCATGACGGCGACGCTCACGGCGGCGAGGACGATGCCGACGCTGCTGTGCGTGGCGTCGCGCGCGCCGAGCAGGGACAGTGCGGCGTCGACCACGACGTAGGCGGCGAGGGCGAAGAACGAGACGGCGATGACGCGCAGGGCGACAGCCTCGCGCCGCTCGGGGTCGGGTGCTGCGAACTGCCAGGCGACCGCGGCGGCGGAGAGGACCTCGACGATCGAGTCGAGCCCGAAGCCGACGAGCGCGGCCGACGAGGCTGCTGCTCCGGCGGTGAGCGCGATCGCCGCCTCGATGACGTTGTACGCGATCGTGATCGCGACGACGATCCGGATGCGGTGCTGGAGGACGGTCCGCCGGGCGTCGGTGAGGGCGGGTGTGCTCGTCAGCGCGCTCATGCGTCGGCCGCCAGGTGGTTGTCAGGCGGGCAGCACAGGGGACCGTCGCAGGTCTCGTCGGTGCACGGTTGCGCGTCGTCGATCGCCAGGACGACGTCGACGAGTGCGGTGAGGGCGCGGGTCAGGTGCGGGTCGGCGATCTCGTAGCGTGTCCGGCGCCCCTCGACGACGGCGACGACGATCCCGCAGCCGCGCAGGCAGGTGAGGTGGTTCGAGACGTTCGAGCGGGTCAGGTCGAGGTCGGTCGCGAGCTGACCGGGGTGCCCCGGTGAGTCGAGGAGACGCAGCAGGATGCGTGATCGTGTCGGGTCGGCCATGGCGCGGCCGAGGCGGTTCATGGCGTCGAGCCGGGACGCAAGGGTCAGCATGCGCTGACTATACAGCGGATGCTGACCTATAGGGAGGGGGCGGTTCTCTCAGCGCGGTCCCGTGGACCCACGCTCGACGAGCGACGTCGGGAGCTGGATGTGCGTCTCGTCGACCGTTGTGCCCTCGATGAGCGAGATGAGCAGGCGGATCCCTGCGGCGCCCATCTCCTGGATCGGCTGCCGGACCGTCGTCAATGGCGGGGTGGTGCGCGCAGACTCGGGGACGTCGTCGAAACCGATGACGGAGAGCTGGCTCGGCACCGCGATGCCCATCTCCTGCGCGACCTCGAGGGCCGCGATCGCAGAGAGGTCGTTCGCGGCGAAGATCGCGGTCGGCCTGTCGGGCAGGGAGAGGAGCTCGCGCGCCGGTGCGCGAGCGCTCGCGGTGCGGTACTCGCCCGACCGGATGAGCGCCGGGTCGACGTCGATGCCGGCGGTCTTGAGCGCGAGGCGGTAGCCGTCCTCGCGCCGCTGGGACGACTCGAGGTCGCTGCGCCCGGCGAGGAAGCCGATGCGCCGGTGGCCGAGCGCGAGGAGGTGCTCGGTCGCGAGCTCGGCACCCGCGAGGTTGTCTGAGTCGACGGTCGGCAGCCCGGCCGGGCCTGCGTGCGGGTCGATCGCGACGACGGGGATGCCGGCGTCGGCATCGACGACCGTGGGGGTGACGAGGACTGCGCCGTCGATGAGGGTGCCGCTGAGGCGAGAGAGGTAGCGCCGCTCCCAGCCGGTGCCGCCGCTGTGGCGGCCACCGGTGTAGGCGAGGAGCTCGTAGCCGGTGTCGGCGAGCCCGGTGGAGGCGCCTTTGAGGATCTCGGTGCTGAAGGGCTCGAACTCGGCCACGAGGATGCCGATGACGTTGGTCCGCCGGGACCGCAGGCTCCGGGCGACGAGGCTCGACTCGTAGCCGAGCGTCTCGATGACCTCGTTGACCCGGGCGAGGGTGCTCTGGGCTACGCCGTAGCGGCCGTTGATGACCTTGGAGACGGTCGCCACCGAGACGTCGGCCACCCGGGCGACGTCGGTGATGGTGACTCGTTGTGCCATGAGCCCGACCCTAGCGTATGTAAAACGTTATCGATAACGATTGACACGATGGTTTCGGGGTGCAAGTCTGACTATCGATCGGCTCGACCGTGTCAACGACGACAAGGAGTTCCCATGAAGAAGCGGAATGCACTGACTGCCGCAGCCCTGGCTGCAAGCCTCGTGATGCTCGCAGGATGCGGCTCAGGAGGAAGCGACGCGGATGCCGGCGACGGCAACACGCTCACGTGGTGGCACAACTCGAACTCCGAACCCGGCAAGGGGTACTACGAGGAGGTCGCAGCCGACTTCGAGGCGGACCACCCCGGTGTGACCATCGAGGTCAGCGCCCTCCAGCACGAGGACATGCTCACCAAGCTGGACGCCTCGTTCCAGACGGGCGACACACCAGACGTCTATATGGAACGTGGCGGCGGCGAGCTCGTCGCGCACGTCGAGGCAGGTCTCGTCCAGGATCTTTCCGCCCCCGCAGCAGACGCGATCAGCACGCTCGGTGGAAACGTCACCGGCTGGCAGGTCGACGGCAAGACGTACGCGCTGCCCTTCTCCTTGGGTGTCGCCGGGTTCTGGTACAACACCGCGCTCTTCGAGAAGGCCGGCATCACCGAGACGCCGACGACGATGACCGAGCTCTACACGGTCATCGACAAGCTCAAGGCCGCCGACATCGTCCCGATCTCGGTCGGCGCAGGCGACAAGTGGCCGGCAGCCCACTACTGGTACTTTCTCGCGCTGCGCTCCTGCTCCCAAGACGTCCTCACGGACGCGGTCTCGTCGAAGGACTTCTCCGACGAGTGCTTCGTCGAGGCAGGCGAGCAGCTGAAGACGCTCGTCGACGCAGAGCCGTTCAACCCCGGCTACCTCGCGACCGTCGCACAAGCTGGTCCGTCGAGCGCGTCGGGTCTCCTCGTCACCGAGCAGGTCGCGATGGAGCTCGCGGGTCACTGGGAGCCAGGCGTCATGCAAGGCCTGACCGAGGACCACGAGGGCCTCGGCGACAAGACCGGCTGGTTCTCGTTCCCTGCGGTC
This sequence is a window from Sanguibacter antarcticus. Protein-coding genes within it:
- a CDS encoding putative protein N(5)-glutamine methyltransferase is translated as MSSLPPEVVLLTSHRPTSTDLSSVTSALRGAGCVFAEDEAAAILDAAHDASHLADMVERRVAGTPLEQILGWAEFCGMRIAVAPGVFVPRRRTELLVREAAAILQHGDSGDRVSPGRPVVVDLCCGSGAVGAALAACRDVDLYAADIDPVAVRCARRTVQPAGRVLEGDLFDALPVSLRGRVAVFVVNAPYVPTDEIRFMPAEAREHEPHRTLDGGPDGLDVHRRVAHGVGGWLAPGGHLLVETSGRQTTGTVEAFRAAGLEPRVVHDEEIDATVVVGRADGGWRPGAVLPALTEDR
- a CDS encoding Pr6Pr family membrane protein — translated: MPEDLRAPTPLATDDPTDLLAQRTRRARWAHALVAVLALTGVIMELTIAAVDGPGEAGSMTERLVRLLSYFTILSNITIGVVSIVAAVDPRRDGLGFRVAHLDGLLCIAVTGIVYNTLLRGVAALSQAGAFSNFLLHVAAPLAAVIVWVVVGPRPRIDTRTVLLSVVAPILWLVYTFVRGSIVDWYPYPFLDVIEIGLGSALLNAGIIAVLFLALALGLRWVDGRLRPAP
- a CDS encoding cation transporter; this encodes MSALTSTPALTDARRTVLQHRIRIVVAITIAYNVIEAAIALTAGAAASSAALVGFGLDSIVEVLSAAAVAWQFAAPDPERREAVALRVIAVSFFALAAYVVVDAALSLLGARDATHSSVGIVLAAVSVAVMPLLSWFERRTGTELGSASAVADSKQTLVCSYLSAALLVGLVLNSLLGWAWADSVAALVIAALAVREGLEAWRGETCATPVSALTGEQPAEPHTCC
- the cmtR gene encoding Cd(II)/Pb(II)-sensing metalloregulatory transcriptional regulator CmtR yields the protein MLTLASRLDAMNRLGRAMADPTRSRILLRLLDSPGHPGQLATDLDLTRSNVSNHLTCLRGCGIVVAVVEGRRTRYEIADPHLTRALTALVDVVLAIDDAQPCTDETCDGPLCCPPDNHLAADA
- a CDS encoding LacI family DNA-binding transcriptional regulator translates to MAQRVTITDVARVADVSVATVSKVINGRYGVAQSTLARVNEVIETLGYESSLVARSLRSRRTNVIGILVAEFEPFSTEILKGASTGLADTGYELLAYTGGRHSGGTGWERRYLSRLSGTLIDGAVLVTPTVVDADAGIPVVAIDPHAGPAGLPTVDSDNLAGAELATEHLLALGHRRIGFLAGRSDLESSQRREDGYRLALKTAGIDVDPALIRSGEYRTASARAPARELLSLPDRPTAIFAANDLSAIAALEVAQEMGIAVPSQLSVIGFDDVPESARTTPPLTTVRQPIQEMGAAGIRLLISLIEGTTVDETHIQLPTSLVERGSTGPR
- a CDS encoding extracellular solute-binding protein, which translates into the protein MKKRNALTAAALAASLVMLAGCGSGGSDADAGDGNTLTWWHNSNSEPGKGYYEEVAADFEADHPGVTIEVSALQHEDMLTKLDASFQTGDTPDVYMERGGGELVAHVEAGLVQDLSAPAADAISTLGGNVTGWQVDGKTYALPFSLGVAGFWYNTALFEKAGITETPTTMTELYTVIDKLKAADIVPISVGAGDKWPAAHYWYFLALRSCSQDVLTDAVSSKDFSDECFVEAGEQLKTLVDAEPFNPGYLATVAQAGPSSASGLLVTEQVAMELAGHWEPGVMQGLTEDHEGLGDKTGWFSFPAVEGGEGDPAAQLGGGDAWACSVTAPEICSEFVSYLVSDTVQKGFAENGMGLPTNPAATSSVADPAIADLLAVRDEAPYVQLYFDTLFGENVGGAMNDAIALMFAGKASAQDIVDQTQAAADNE